One segment of Manihot esculenta cultivar AM560-2 chromosome 4, M.esculenta_v8, whole genome shotgun sequence DNA contains the following:
- the LOC122723548 gene encoding uncharacterized protein LOC122723548: MTSRFAKGAEDRGKALEEKRSERQEKKQGIRPETYRQPWEQKDQRPHPPRVSEQKSLPPWIPESLTPLNASRAEVLMAVQDKEFLQWPRPMKAEANQRDPDKYYQYHRTHGHDTNNCYQLIAEIERLIKRGHLRNFVKKPEGQRPRPNPVEQTSRRAGAGPVNDGSSGTINMIVGGTGGRMSRRGKKRSREGESSSAEVMQVVEHSPGAITFSPEDSQGVQMPHDNALVIEAVIHNYRVKKILVDDGSKVNLLPYRVFQQMGISEEQLVRNQALVKGIRGIPVPVEGKVAEEHPAGGLLEVAHLLVPALLLVLPDLQYLL, translated from the coding sequence atGACGAGCAGGTTTGCCAAAGGGGCAGAAGACAGAGGAAAAGCCCTCGAAGAAAAGAGGTCGGAGAGGCAAGAGAAGAAGCAAGGCATAAGGCCTGAAACCTACAGACAGCCCTGGGAGCAAAAAGACCAAAGACCCCACCCTCCAAGGGTTTCAGAACAGAAATCGCTCCCTCCGTGGATTCCAGAGAGTCTGACCCCGCTCAACgcctccagagccgaggtgctcatggcagtacaggacaaggagttccttCAATGGCCCAGACCTATGAAAGCTGAAGCAAaccagcgagatcctgacaaatattatCAGTATCATCGTACACACGGCCACGACACCAACAACTGCTACCAGCTGATTgctgagatcgagaggctgataaaaaggggACACCTCAGaaactttgtgaagaaaccggagggacaAAGGCCGCGGCCCAACCCAGTGGAGCAAACATCCCGGAGAGCAGGAgcaggaccagtgaatgatgggtctagtgggaccatcaacatgattgtcggAGGGacaggaggtcggatgagccgaaggggAAAAAAGAGGAGTCGAGAGGGAGAAAGCAGCAGCGCTGAAGTCATGCAGGTCGTCGAGCATTCTCCAGGGGCCATCACTTTCTCTCCAGAGGATTCTCAGGGTGTTCAAATGCCTCATGACAacgcccttgtcattgaagccgtcattcacaactacCGGGTGAAGAAGATCTTGGTGGATGATGGAAGCAAGGTGAACCTATTACCCTACAGAGTCTTCCAACAGATGGGAATTTCCGAGGAGCAACTAGTCCGGAACCAGGCCCTAGTGAAAGGGATCAGAGGAATCCCTGTACCAGTGGAGGGGAAG